Proteins encoded by one window of Pseudonocardia alni:
- a CDS encoding YeeE/YedE family protein gives MSITKDPPGRSPGTLARALRELPGSGRTAFGPQDRAAAPPQWRVVAVGLVLAVLFLVGVGTVAPATMVGTAALGLALGFTLFHSRFGFTSGWRQLVAVGQGAAIRAHMVMLATASVLFAVILSSGFALAGEPKGFTNPIGIGLVVGAFLFGVGMQVGGSCASGTLFAVGSGQSAIVLTLLGFVVGSMFAVFTHTFWTQTVPQGPSVNLAQLLGYPGAVAVTLLVTAAITAVTWVVARRRTPPPVERPPSARGVARVLRGSWPMWVGAVVLAVLNAAVLFVSAAPWGVTSAFALWGSKLLQAVGFDMAGLAYWQVPANARSLAAPVLADRISNLDVGIMIGALVASAVGGAFVLHKRIPWKLALGAVLGGIAMGYGARLAGGCNIGAYFSGIASFSLHGWIWAVVALGGTWAGLRLRPLFGLTNPKPADSLC, from the coding sequence GTGTCGATCACGAAGGACCCGCCCGGCCGGTCGCCGGGCACACTGGCCCGCGCGTTGCGCGAGCTGCCCGGCAGCGGGCGCACCGCGTTCGGGCCGCAGGACCGCGCCGCCGCCCCGCCGCAGTGGCGGGTCGTCGCCGTCGGCCTGGTCCTGGCCGTGCTGTTCCTGGTCGGGGTGGGCACGGTGGCCCCGGCGACGATGGTCGGCACCGCCGCGCTCGGCCTGGCCCTGGGCTTCACCCTGTTCCACTCCAGGTTCGGCTTCACCTCCGGCTGGCGCCAGCTCGTCGCCGTCGGGCAGGGCGCCGCGATCCGCGCGCACATGGTCATGCTGGCGACGGCGTCGGTGCTGTTCGCGGTGATCCTCTCGTCCGGGTTCGCCCTCGCCGGCGAGCCGAAGGGGTTCACCAACCCGATCGGCATCGGGCTCGTCGTCGGCGCGTTCCTGTTCGGCGTCGGCATGCAGGTCGGCGGATCGTGCGCCTCGGGCACGCTGTTCGCCGTCGGCAGCGGGCAGTCCGCGATCGTGCTGACCCTGCTCGGGTTCGTCGTCGGCTCGATGTTCGCGGTGTTCACCCACACCTTCTGGACGCAGACCGTGCCGCAGGGCCCGAGCGTCAACCTGGCCCAGCTGCTCGGCTACCCCGGCGCCGTCGCCGTCACCCTGCTCGTGACGGCCGCGATCACCGCGGTCACCTGGGTGGTCGCCCGGCGCCGCACCCCGCCGCCGGTGGAGCGCCCGCCGTCGGCGCGCGGCGTCGCGCGGGTCCTGCGCGGATCGTGGCCGATGTGGGTCGGCGCGGTCGTGCTCGCCGTGCTCAACGCGGCGGTCCTGTTCGTCTCCGCCGCCCCGTGGGGCGTGACCTCGGCGTTCGCGCTGTGGGGCTCGAAGCTCCTGCAGGCCGTCGGGTTCGACATGGCAGGGCTGGCGTACTGGCAGGTCCCGGCGAACGCGCGGTCGCTGGCCGCCCCGGTGCTGGCCGACCGCATCTCCAACCTCGACGTCGGCATCATGATCGGCGCGTTGGTGGCCTCCGCGGTGGGCGGCGCGTTCGTGCTGCACAAGCGGATCCCGTGGAAGCTCGCCCTCGGCGCGGTCCTCGGCGGCATCGCCATGGGCTACGGCGCGCGTCTCGCGGGCGGCTGCAACATCGGTGCCTACTTCTCCGGCATCGCCTCGTTCAGCCTGCACGGCTGGATCTGGGCCGTCGTCGCACTCGGCGGCACCTGGGCCGGGCTGCGGCTGCGGCCGCTGTTCGGCCTGACCAACCCCAAGCCTGCCGACTCGCTCTGCTGA
- a CDS encoding serine/threonine-protein kinase — MRSPVPETDVIAGRYILATHVGIGSTATVYRAWDPHEDRVVAVKLFLDRYDADGVGRQCRELRTMAHLDHPGLVRLLGGGVDRGRPFLVAELVEGETLAARLARGPLPVERAVAIGAGIASGLAHLHSRGVVHRDVKPANILLCSDTGRARLTDFGIARVLGHSVLTRTDAVLGTAAYLAPEQVAGETVGPAADVHALGLVLLEALTGEREYPGTTVESAVARLHRPPRVPDELPARLHRALSDSTRRHPGDRPAAADLALRLRHPRRPPGLRGDDGSGPS; from the coding sequence ATGCGCTCTCCGGTCCCGGAGACCGACGTGATCGCCGGCCGCTACATCCTGGCGACCCACGTCGGTATCGGGTCGACGGCGACGGTGTACCGGGCGTGGGACCCGCACGAGGACCGGGTGGTCGCGGTCAAGCTGTTCCTCGACCGCTACGACGCCGATGGCGTGGGCCGGCAGTGCCGTGAGCTGCGGACCATGGCCCACCTGGACCACCCGGGCCTGGTGCGGCTGCTGGGCGGGGGCGTCGACCGCGGCCGGCCCTTCCTGGTGGCCGAGCTCGTCGAGGGGGAGACGCTCGCGGCCCGGCTGGCCCGTGGCCCGCTGCCGGTCGAGCGGGCCGTCGCGATCGGCGCCGGCATCGCGTCGGGGCTCGCGCACCTGCACAGCCGTGGGGTGGTGCACCGCGACGTGAAGCCCGCCAACATCCTGCTCTGTTCCGACACCGGCCGGGCGCGGCTCACCGACTTCGGCATCGCCCGCGTGCTGGGCCACTCCGTGCTGACCCGGACCGACGCCGTCCTGGGCACCGCGGCCTACCTCGCGCCCGAGCAGGTCGCCGGTGAGACCGTCGGGCCCGCCGCGGACGTGCACGCCCTCGGCCTGGTCCTGCTCGAGGCGCTCACCGGGGAGCGGGAGTACCCGGGGACCACGGTGGAGTCCGCCGTCGCCCGGCTGCACCGGCCTCCGCGTGTCCCGGACGAGCTGCCGGCCCGGCTGCACCGGGCGTTGTCCGACTCGACCCGCCGGCACCCGGGGGACCGGCCGGCCGCCGCCGACCTCGCCCTCCGCCTCCGGCACCCCCGACGACCGCCGGGACTTCGGGGAGACGACGGCTCCGGACCGTCGTAG
- a CDS encoding family 1 encapsulin nanocompartment shell protein — protein sequence MAVHDHLLREKAPIPTTAWKAVDDEARERLTPLLAGRRLADWTGTAGWQTSSVDLGRSQRLDGPPPGVAVDGITARLRRVQPLAEFRVPFTVSRDEIDDLQRGAQDPEFDDLARAARAAAAIENRAIFHGWPEAGFAGIADVSPYDTVALGDNPDTYPGAVARAVDQLRRNGIEGPYAMAIAPEGYTRIVETAEHGGYPLFEHLSRILGGQILRAHGLDGAVVVSQRGGDFLLDVGQDLAIGYSDHDAREVHLFLEESFTFRAVEPDASVRLR from the coding sequence GTGGCGGTGCACGACCACCTCCTGCGGGAGAAGGCACCCATCCCCACGACCGCGTGGAAGGCCGTCGACGACGAGGCGCGTGAGCGCCTGACCCCGCTCCTGGCCGGGCGACGCCTCGCCGACTGGACCGGGACCGCGGGCTGGCAGACGTCGTCGGTCGACCTCGGTCGCTCGCAGCGGCTCGACGGGCCGCCGCCGGGCGTGGCCGTCGACGGCATCACGGCCCGCCTGCGCCGGGTGCAGCCGCTCGCCGAGTTCCGGGTCCCGTTCACGGTGTCCCGCGACGAGATCGACGACCTGCAGCGCGGCGCGCAGGACCCGGAGTTCGACGACCTCGCCCGCGCCGCCCGCGCGGCCGCCGCGATCGAGAACCGCGCGATCTTCCACGGCTGGCCGGAGGCCGGCTTCGCGGGCATCGCGGACGTCTCGCCCTACGACACCGTGGCCCTGGGCGACAACCCCGACACCTACCCCGGCGCCGTCGCCCGTGCGGTGGACCAGCTGCGCCGCAACGGCATCGAGGGCCCCTACGCGATGGCGATCGCGCCCGAGGGCTACACCCGCATCGTGGAGACCGCCGAGCACGGCGGCTATCCGCTGTTCGAGCACCTGAGCCGCATCCTCGGCGGGCAGATCCTGCGCGCCCACGGCCTCGACGGGGCCGTGGTCGTCAGCCAGCGCGGCGGGGACTTCCTGCTCGACGTCGGCCAGGACCTGGCGATCGGCTACTCCGACCACGACGCCCGCGAGGTGCATCTCTTCCTGGAGGAGAGCTTCACCTTCCGCGCCGTCGAGCCGGACGCGAGTGTGCGCCTGCGCTGA
- a CDS encoding PP2C family protein-serine/threonine phosphatase, producing the protein MVLGLRSAIGSDVGRRRTSNQDSGATTGRLLIVADGMGGHAHGEIASATTVSVFTELEARLPQDLSDIDLAAELTEALNDATDRLARRAADEPEMRGMGTTVVSLLLTGDQLALAHIGDSRIYLLRGGELSRLTHDHTMVQQLVDQGQITLEEAAHHPRRSVLMRALSTDHAPDPDLDRVDILAGDRYLLCSDGVTAVLDDEALHRELASGAEPDQVVTQLIALANEGGGPDNITAIVADVVEIADVDAPGQDLRIAGAVADIATAD; encoded by the coding sequence ATGGTGCTGGGACTGCGATCCGCGATCGGGTCGGATGTGGGCCGTCGCCGGACGTCGAACCAGGACTCCGGAGCGACGACCGGCCGACTGCTGATCGTGGCCGACGGGATGGGCGGTCACGCCCACGGCGAGATCGCGAGTGCGACGACGGTGTCGGTGTTCACCGAGCTGGAGGCCCGCCTCCCGCAGGACCTCAGCGACATCGACCTCGCCGCCGAGCTGACCGAGGCGCTCAACGACGCCACGGATCGGCTGGCCCGCCGCGCCGCGGACGAGCCGGAGATGCGGGGGATGGGCACGACCGTCGTCTCGCTGCTCCTCACCGGTGACCAACTCGCGCTCGCCCACATCGGCGACTCGCGCATCTACCTGCTGCGGGGTGGCGAGCTGAGCCGTCTCACGCACGACCACACGATGGTCCAGCAGCTCGTCGACCAGGGCCAGATCACCCTCGAGGAGGCGGCGCACCACCCGCGCCGCTCCGTCCTGATGCGTGCGCTGAGCACCGACCATGCGCCGGACCCGGACCTCGACCGTGTCGACATCCTCGCCGGGGACCGCTATCTGCTCTGCTCGGACGGGGTCACCGCGGTGCTCGACGACGAGGCCCTGCACCGCGAGCTCGCCTCCGGCGCCGAGCCCGACCAGGTCGTCACCCAGCTGATCGCACTCGCCAACGAGGGCGGCGGGCCCGACAACATCACCGCGATCGTCGCCGACGTCGTGGAGATCGCCGACGTCGACGCCCCGGGTCAGGACCTGCGGATCGCCGGGGCCGTCGCCGATATCGCCACCGCGGACTGA
- a CDS encoding MSCRAMM family protein produces MTPERDGPAVVGTVRGRSGTPVPGATVTVTDLDGRQHGRAVSGGDGTYAVALTTGGTYLVVTRTDGAGPDAGLVAVVGSPARHDVTVAGGGTVRGTLTDAAGRPVGGAAVTLIDTAGEVVAHTPTDPAGRFLAETPGTGPHTLTATAPGHGPLARTVDADPAGPPVELRFPALAGIAGVARSGDGRPVPGARIVIGDSDGRTVAETTTGRDGSYELHGLPPGRHELTASGWAPVVVAVQVARGATTPVEVRFGAPDPTDDRIGDPTRTEQGRG; encoded by the coding sequence GTGACACCGGAACGGGACGGACCTGCGGTCGTCGGCACCGTGCGGGGGCGGTCCGGCACCCCCGTGCCGGGCGCGACCGTCACCGTCACCGACCTCGACGGGCGCCAGCACGGGCGGGCCGTCAGCGGCGGCGACGGCACCTACGCCGTGGCCCTGACCACCGGCGGGACCTATCTGGTGGTGACCCGCACCGACGGCGCCGGGCCCGACGCCGGGCTGGTCGCCGTCGTCGGCTCCCCCGCGCGGCACGACGTGACCGTCGCCGGCGGCGGCACGGTGCGGGGCACGCTGACCGACGCCGCGGGCCGCCCGGTCGGGGGCGCCGCAGTCACGCTGATCGACACCGCGGGCGAGGTCGTCGCGCACACGCCGACCGACCCGGCGGGCCGGTTCCTGGCCGAGACCCCCGGCACCGGCCCGCACACCCTCACCGCGACCGCACCCGGGCACGGGCCGCTGGCCCGCACGGTCGACGCCGACCCGGCCGGGCCGCCGGTGGAGCTGCGGTTCCCGGCCCTGGCCGGGATCGCCGGCGTCGCGCGCAGCGGCGACGGCCGCCCGGTCCCCGGGGCGCGGATCGTGATCGGCGACAGCGACGGGCGCACCGTCGCCGAGACCACCACCGGCCGGGACGGCAGCTACGAGCTGCACGGGCTCCCGCCCGGACGGCACGAGCTGACGGCGAGCGGCTGGGCGCCGGTCGTCGTCGCGGTGCAGGTGGCGCGCGGCGCGACCACACCGGTCGAGGTGCGCTTCGGCGCCCCGGACCCGACCGACGACCGGATCGGCGACCCGACGAGGACGGAGCAGGGACGTGGCTGA
- a CDS encoding hemerythrin domain-containing protein: MPDITTLILDDHAWFRRQFAALDELQARDSDPRELARLWEPLAARLDVHALAEEKIFYPQLLAHGEDPEDETLDAIGDHNEIRDGVAQAERSPVGSGQWWEGVWAARRANDEHMGEEENEGLANFRLNATTGLRESLGRQFAEFLDAHPTTAGLDNSDKDPEAYVDEVQAEIDPSDPTRDGLGIGSLKGK, from the coding sequence GTGCCGGACATCACCACCTTGATCCTCGACGACCACGCCTGGTTCCGCCGACAGTTCGCCGCGCTGGACGAGCTCCAGGCCCGCGACTCCGACCCCCGTGAGCTCGCCCGCCTCTGGGAGCCGCTCGCCGCGCGTCTCGACGTGCACGCCCTCGCCGAGGAGAAGATCTTCTACCCGCAGCTCCTCGCGCACGGGGAGGACCCGGAGGACGAGACGCTCGACGCCATCGGGGACCACAACGAGATCCGCGACGGCGTCGCGCAGGCCGAGCGCAGCCCGGTCGGCAGCGGCCAGTGGTGGGAGGGAGTGTGGGCCGCCCGCCGCGCCAACGACGAGCACATGGGCGAGGAGGAGAACGAGGGCCTCGCCAACTTCCGCCTGAACGCCACCACCGGCCTGCGCGAGTCGCTCGGCCGGCAGTTCGCCGAGTTCCTCGACGCCCACCCCACCACCGCGGGCCTCGACAACTCCGACAAGGACCCCGAGGCCTACGTCGACGAGGTCCAGGCCGAGATCGACCCGTCCGATCCGACCCGTGACGGGCTCGGCATCGGCAGCCTGAAGGGGAAGTAG
- a CDS encoding AurF N-oxygenase family protein, whose protein sequence is MTATVPEHGLETGDVRHAADRHDTAERLLRSSAELSFDPSTQVDWETPLNPDDHGMSPEWSSLYGTDYWAELSEAKRKELTRHEAASVASTGIWFEMILQQLVLRDFYAKDPTDPSFQWALTEIADECRHSIMFARGSAKLGAPAYVPKRSTVALGRFCAATWRGEAAYASILVAEEVLDVMQRDWMRDERVAPFVRTISNIHVVEESRHMKFAREETKENLRGAGPVRRHWQALAVAMAAYFIVTSMWNEEVYANVGLDTRRALREAAANEHHKALLRSSCAGLMEFLGSCGLLTRPALYFYRRANLI, encoded by the coding sequence ATGACCGCCACCGTTCCGGAGCACGGGCTCGAGACCGGGGACGTCCGGCACGCCGCCGACCGGCACGACACCGCCGAGCGTCTCCTGCGTTCGTCCGCGGAGCTGTCGTTCGACCCGTCCACCCAGGTCGACTGGGAGACCCCGCTGAACCCCGACGACCACGGCATGAGCCCGGAGTGGAGCAGCCTCTACGGCACCGACTACTGGGCGGAGCTGTCCGAGGCGAAGCGCAAGGAGCTGACCCGCCACGAGGCCGCCTCGGTCGCCTCCACCGGCATCTGGTTCGAGATGATCCTGCAGCAGCTGGTCCTGCGGGACTTCTACGCCAAGGACCCGACCGACCCGTCGTTCCAGTGGGCCCTGACCGAGATCGCCGACGAGTGCCGGCACTCGATCATGTTCGCCCGCGGCTCGGCGAAGCTCGGTGCCCCCGCGTACGTCCCGAAGCGCTCCACGGTCGCGCTCGGCCGCTTCTGCGCCGCCACCTGGCGGGGCGAGGCCGCCTACGCCTCCATCCTGGTCGCCGAGGAGGTCCTCGACGTCATGCAGCGCGACTGGATGCGCGACGAGCGGGTCGCCCCGTTCGTGCGGACCATCTCCAACATCCACGTGGTGGAGGAGTCGCGGCACATGAAGTTCGCCCGCGAGGAGACCAAGGAGAACCTGCGCGGCGCCGGCCCCGTCCGTCGTCACTGGCAGGCGCTGGCCGTCGCGATGGCCGCGTACTTCATCGTGACCAGCATGTGGAACGAGGAGGTCTACGCCAACGTCGGTCTCGACACCCGGCGCGCCCTGCGCGAGGCGGCCGCCAACGAGCACCACAAGGCGCTGCTGCGCTCCTCCTGCGCCGGGCTCATGGAGTTCCTGGGATCCTGCGGCCTGCTGACCAGGCCCGCGCTGTACTTCTACCGTCGCGCGAACCTGATCTGA
- a CDS encoding LmeA family phospholipid-binding protein: MAVETPAGVSAASALLDAGTAPGSALLLRALLEAARLRYVGRPTTLRSRGSEVRLVPTAVASSGLGARALTTGRFATVTLAARDVVRPGLALRGLTVTAADVRLRPGLAPELVAGPVGIEAELDPDWVAGRLREHLPQVEVGVDADGVARARLRRRPGLGAADLAVSVDGHTLSWKVTGLTVAGRWMGPPRSADTRRSVRAMVDRSPLAAIRSGRVELPGLPGALQLHGIDLTPGRILVRGGLDGWRRTVPLARIDDVLRGALSLLDLSR; encoded by the coding sequence ATGGCAGTCGAGACGCCGGCCGGGGTCTCCGCGGCGTCGGCCCTGCTGGACGCGGGCACGGCGCCCGGGTCGGCGCTGCTGTTGCGCGCGCTGCTGGAGGCCGCGCGGCTGCGCTACGTCGGACGCCCGACGACGCTGCGTTCCCGCGGGTCGGAGGTACGGCTGGTGCCGACGGCCGTCGCGTCGTCGGGGCTCGGTGCCCGGGCGCTGACGACCGGGCGGTTCGCCACGGTCACCCTGGCCGCGCGCGACGTCGTCCGGCCCGGCCTCGCGCTGCGCGGACTCACCGTGACCGCCGCGGACGTGCGGCTGCGCCCCGGCCTCGCGCCGGAACTGGTGGCCGGTCCGGTGGGGATCGAGGCCGAGCTCGACCCGGACTGGGTCGCCGGGCGCCTGCGGGAGCACCTGCCGCAGGTCGAGGTGGGTGTCGACGCCGACGGCGTCGCCCGCGCCCGGCTACGTCGCCGTCCCGGACTCGGGGCCGCCGACCTCGCCGTGTCGGTGGACGGACACACCCTGTCCTGGAAGGTCACCGGTCTGACCGTCGCCGGGCGGTGGATGGGGCCACCCCGGTCGGCGGACACCCGTCGCTCGGTGCGGGCGATGGTCGACCGCAGCCCGCTGGCGGCGATCCGCTCGGGCCGGGTCGAGCTGCCCGGGCTGCCCGGTGCGCTGCAGCTGCACGGGATCGACCTGACCCCCGGGCGGATCCTGGTGCGCGGCGGGCTCGACGGGTGGCGCCGCACCGTCCCGCTCGCGCGGATCGACGACGTGCTGCGCGGCGCGCTGTCATTGCTGGACCTGAGCCGCTGA
- a CDS encoding FAD-dependent oxidoreductase translates to MPFAITQTCCTDASCVAACPVNCIHPTPDEADFATTDMLYIDPRSCIDCGACADACPVDAIFPVERLSASLAGYAEVNADYYEGKPVAGKLEGDSPLFHEWYPLTFTRSLPADMAPLDVAVVGTGPAGMYAAQDLLLHTSSTVTLYDRLDVAGGLVRFGVAPDHPSTKGIGESFARFHTHPRVRMRLGTEVGRDVTADELAQRHDAVIWAVGAPVPRDLGLPGEGRVGSIAADTVVGWYNGHPDVPRDAVDTAVGRVVVVGTGNVAIDVARVLTAPAADLEGTPIDPAALAALRTGAITEVVLLARRGPEAVAATAPELRELLGRSTVEVVVDEHDPRIAESLDGPAASPSHALLRGARREKIDWSVPAERPRVVFRFHSAPERVDGTTRARGVHTADGTDIPADLVVRAVGHRGRPVAGLPFDDDRGVVPHDAGRVEGRPGHYVVGWIKRGPSGGIGTNRTCAAETVGSLLDDAVAGRLPSRRPASRLGAITRRLRRS, encoded by the coding sequence GTGCCCTTCGCGATCACCCAGACCTGCTGCACCGACGCGTCCTGCGTCGCGGCCTGCCCGGTCAACTGCATCCACCCGACGCCCGACGAGGCGGACTTCGCCACGACCGACATGCTCTACATCGACCCGCGGTCGTGCATCGACTGCGGGGCGTGTGCCGACGCCTGCCCGGTCGACGCGATCTTCCCGGTGGAGAGGCTGAGCGCGTCGCTCGCCGGGTACGCCGAGGTCAACGCGGACTACTACGAGGGCAAGCCGGTCGCCGGGAAGCTGGAGGGCGACTCCCCGCTGTTCCACGAGTGGTACCCGCTGACGTTCACACGGTCGCTGCCCGCGGACATGGCCCCGCTCGACGTCGCCGTCGTCGGGACCGGGCCCGCCGGGATGTACGCCGCCCAGGACCTGCTCCTGCACACGTCGTCGACGGTCACGCTCTACGACCGGCTCGACGTCGCGGGCGGGCTGGTGCGGTTCGGGGTCGCGCCCGACCACCCGTCGACGAAGGGGATCGGGGAGTCCTTCGCCCGCTTCCACACCCACCCGCGGGTGCGGATGCGCCTGGGCACCGAGGTCGGCCGCGACGTCACCGCCGACGAGCTCGCGCAGCGCCACGACGCCGTCATCTGGGCCGTCGGGGCGCCCGTGCCGCGCGACCTGGGCCTGCCGGGGGAGGGGCGAGTCGGCAGCATCGCCGCCGACACCGTCGTGGGCTGGTACAACGGCCACCCCGACGTGCCGCGTGACGCCGTCGACACCGCGGTGGGTCGGGTCGTCGTGGTCGGCACCGGCAACGTCGCGATCGACGTCGCCCGGGTCCTCACCGCGCCCGCCGCGGACCTGGAGGGCACCCCGATCGATCCCGCCGCGCTGGCCGCCCTGCGCACCGGTGCGATCACCGAGGTCGTGCTGCTCGCCCGCCGTGGCCCGGAGGCGGTCGCCGCGACCGCGCCGGAGCTGCGCGAGCTGCTGGGCCGCAGCACGGTCGAGGTCGTGGTCGACGAGCACGACCCCCGCATCGCCGAGTCCCTCGACGGCCCCGCCGCGTCCCCGTCGCACGCGCTGCTGCGCGGCGCCCGCCGGGAGAAGATCGACTGGTCGGTGCCCGCGGAGCGCCCGCGGGTGGTGTTCCGGTTCCACTCGGCGCCCGAACGGGTCGACGGCACCACCCGGGCCCGCGGGGTGCACACCGCCGACGGGACCGACATCCCGGCCGACCTGGTCGTGCGCGCCGTCGGGCACCGCGGCCGCCCGGTCGCCGGCCTGCCCTTCGACGACGACCGCGGCGTCGTCCCGCACGACGCGGGCCGCGTCGAGGGCCGTCCCGGCCACTACGTCGTCGGCTGGATCAAGCGGGGCCCGTCCGGGGGAATCGGCACCAACCGCACCTGCGCGGCCGAGACCGTCGGGTCCCTGCTCGACGATGCCGTCGCCGGCCGGCTCCCGTCGCGCCGCCCGGCCTCGCGCCTGGGCGCCATCACCCGGCGGCTCCGCCGGAGCTGA
- a CDS encoding YceI family protein, which produces MAELYGRLSTPDGWPVTGATVTVMDATGVQRGRAASRADGGFAVAELAAGPHTVVVAAAGYEPSARAVSLAGDGTDLGRVELARAGGAVLPTPGLWRIDPQHSSIRATALHLGMSRIHGRLRRFSGDLRVADPFEASSVSVSIDAGSVDSDDPDRDTHLRTADFLDVGTHPAIGYEGDGLTRVDATRWTVHGMLALKGVKAPVDLHMTYGGTGPDLWGGTRAAFTATTEISRDEFAIDWNQSVLAGVLAVGRTLRIDLDVQAVLQED; this is translated from the coding sequence GTGGCTGAGCTCTACGGACGGCTGAGCACCCCCGACGGCTGGCCGGTGACCGGCGCGACGGTCACCGTCATGGACGCCACCGGCGTGCAGCGGGGCCGGGCGGCCAGCCGGGCCGACGGCGGGTTCGCGGTGGCGGAGCTGGCGGCGGGGCCGCACACGGTCGTCGTCGCCGCGGCGGGGTACGAGCCGTCCGCGCGGGCGGTCTCACTGGCCGGGGACGGCACCGACCTGGGCCGCGTCGAGCTCGCCCGGGCGGGCGGCGCGGTGCTGCCCACCCCGGGCCTGTGGCGGATCGACCCGCAGCACTCCAGCATCCGGGCCACCGCGCTGCACCTGGGGATGAGCCGCATCCATGGCAGGCTGCGCCGGTTCTCCGGCGACCTGCGGGTGGCCGACCCGTTCGAGGCCAGCTCGGTGAGCGTGTCGATCGACGCGGGCTCGGTGGACTCCGACGACCCCGACCGCGACACCCACCTGCGGACCGCGGACTTCCTCGACGTCGGGACCCACCCGGCCATCGGCTACGAGGGCGACGGCCTGACCCGCGTCGACGCCACCCGCTGGACGGTGCACGGGATGCTGGCGCTCAAGGGCGTCAAGGCCCCCGTCGACCTGCACATGACCTACGGCGGCACCGGCCCCGACCTGTGGGGTGGCACCCGGGCGGCGTTCACCGCCACCACCGAGATCTCCCGCGACGAGTTCGCGATCGACTGGAACCAGTCGGTGCTGGCCGGGGTCCTGGCCGTCGGCCGGACGCTGCGGATCGACCTCGACGTGCAGGCCGTCCTGCAGGAGGACTGA
- a CDS encoding methyltransferase domain-containing protein, with protein MHPDGDVLPPVLHRLRAGAELTAAAWCRTPGATSRVRATVVAGRLVVEAGDSEPLWIRSSPVALPLRTRSVDRVAVPMLLPHLRDIDGLFAELRRVLAPHGLISVLVPAPRSFGWGGGALRKAVRDAWRHRSAVEHPEWLAAAADFAVLADDRLDFTLDGAEPSKGADELCAAGVYPPDLPERARAELAAHRSAVRTVRLRRVVARR; from the coding sequence GTGCACCCCGACGGAGACGTCCTCCCGCCCGTCCTGCACCGGCTGCGTGCCGGCGCGGAGCTCACCGCGGCGGCCTGGTGCCGTACCCCGGGTGCGACGAGCCGGGTCCGGGCGACCGTCGTCGCCGGACGGCTGGTGGTGGAGGCGGGGGACAGCGAGCCCCTGTGGATCAGGTCGTCGCCCGTGGCGCTCCCGCTGCGGACGCGGTCGGTGGACCGCGTCGCCGTGCCGATGCTGCTCCCACACCTACGGGACATCGACGGTCTCTTCGCGGAGCTGCGGCGGGTACTCGCCCCTCACGGGCTCATCTCGGTCCTGGTGCCGGCGCCCCGGTCGTTCGGCTGGGGTGGGGGCGCGCTGCGGAAGGCGGTGCGTGACGCGTGGCGGCACCGGTCGGCCGTCGAACACCCGGAGTGGCTCGCGGCCGCCGCGGACTTCGCCGTACTCGCCGACGACCGTCTCGACTTCACCCTCGACGGGGCCGAGCCGTCGAAGGGGGCGGACGAGCTGTGCGCGGCCGGCGTCTACCCGCCCGATCTGCCGGAGCGGGCCCGGGCGGAACTCGCCGCGCACCGTTCGGCGGTCCGCACGGTGCGGCTGCGCCGGGTGGTGGCCCGGCGTTGA